A window of the Dictyostelium discoideum AX4 chromosome 4 chromosome, whole genome shotgun sequence genome harbors these coding sequences:
- the trmt11 gene encoding tRNA guanosine-2'-O-methyltransferase 11 → MPKYLINFVQQYASFRIHELESVARLFNIDIQYNKEDLEFIESLDPEIETPFLYVTVNSEEDIKKICTRSVLIKSVYSIWAETQLLDEILNELHSKFDKQFLSNYMINKTFKIEVESYGSKYNQKEKLEMMQKLKDSPLWDSGKCLMHPTEEQMDKHILWYILTDFGVERQGLVKDFTLLPRKVYFGQRIAKGNRDDIIKYNLSDRKYLGTTSMDPELSLVSANMGLVKKGHFVLDPFVGTGSFILVASHFGAQTVGCDIDIKAMRKEEDCNLETNFKDHGLTSQFLGTILCDNSCPPWRVNSMFDSIITDPPYGIRAGARKIGFKENRKFVPVPEGLRRDHIPQCIDYSVPDVMADLLELAAKTLIVGGRLVYWLPTTPDYKETDLPRHPCLRLITASCLQILTNRWGRRLVTMEKIIEYNDSIHNKSLLVQEDLGQFDPQHKDLRAVVFWKKMGTNEKTKKKEQKKKSVENHLKSKNNNDVINNNSNDTNSNNNCNNENNIENQK, encoded by the exons atgccaaaatatttaataaattttgttcAACAATATGCAAGTTTTCGTATTCATGAATTAGAATCAGTTGCAAGactatttaatattgatattcaATATAATAAAGAAGATTTAGAATTTATTGAATCATTAGATCCAGAAATTGAAACACCATTTTTGTATGTCACTGTAAATAGTGaagaagatattaaaaaaatatgtacaagatcagttttaattaaatctgtCTATTCAATTTGGGCTGAAACACAATTATtagatgaaattttaaatgagtTACACagtaaatttgataaacaattttta tcaaATTATATgattaataaaacatttaaaattgaagttGAAAGTTATGGAAGTAAATATAATCAAAAGGAAAAACTTGAAATGATGCAAAAATTAAAGGATTCACCATTATGGGATAGTGGTAAATGTTTAATGCATCCAACCGAGGAACAAATGGATAAACATATTCTTTGGTATATTTTAACAGATTTTGGAGTTGAAAGACAAGGTTTAGTTAAAGATTTTACATTGTTACCACGTAAAGTTTACTTTGGTCAAAGAATTGCCAAAGGTAATAGAGATGATATCATTAAATATAACCTTTCCGATAGAAAATATTTAGGTACAACATCAATGGATCCAGAATTATCATTGGTTAGTGCAAATATGGGTTTAGTTAAAAAAGGTCATTTCGTTTTAGATCCATTCGTTGGTACTGgtagttttattttagttgCTTCTCATTTTGGTGCTCAAACTGTTGGTTgtgatattgatattaaagCAATGAGAAAAGAag AGGATTGTAATTTAGaaactaattttaaagatcATGGATTAACATCACAATTTTTAGGTACAATTTTATGTGATAATAGTTGTCCACCATGGAGAGTTAATTCAATGTTTGATTCAATTATAACAGATCCACCATATGGTATTAGAGCAGGTGCAAGaaaaattggatttaaagAGAATCGTAAATTCGTTCCAGTTCCAGAAGGTTTAAGAAGAGACCATATTCCACAATGTATTGATTATAGTGTACCAGATGTAATGGCAGATCTATTAGAATTGGCTGCTAAAACTTTAATTGTTGGTGGTCGTTTAGTTTATTGGttaccaacaacaccagATTATAAAGAAACTGATTTACCAAGACATCCATGTCTTAGATTAATTACTGCAAGTTGTTTACAAATTCTTACCAATAGATGGGGCAGACGTTTAGTTACAATGGAGAAAATTATAGAATATAATGATTCAATTcataataaatctttattgGTTCAAGAGGATTTAGGACAATTTGACCCACAACATAAAGATTTACGTGCTGTTGTTTTCTGGAAAAAAATGGGtacaaatgaaaaaactaaaaaaaaagaacaaaagaaaaaaagtgttgaaaatcatttaaaatcaaaaaataataatgatgtaattaataataatagtaatgatacaaatagtaataataattgcaataatgaaaataatattgaaaaccaaaaataa
- the pkaC gene encoding PKA family protein kinase, with protein sequence MSNSNNNSSSGNHNSTTINNPKVNVYSNIPNSTTYTYGSGGGGTLSGNNTNNNNTNNNNNNNNNSSGDNKNHSPVTSATDRLTKMDIEEKWDNKNYEKDEREKSPLFHILASNLNSFGNFKVPSTFSLTPPEPNKQQQPQQQPQQQQPQQQQPQQQQPQQQQQQQPQQQQQPQQQLQQNNQQQQQQLQQQQLQQQLQQQQQQQQQQQQQQQQKQQKQQQQQQQHLHQDGIVNTPSTTQTSTTTTTTTTTTNPHTSGLSLQHAHSSYTPSNVLHSPTHFQSSLPTRLDTNPITTPIRQQQQSQQQLQQQQLQQIPPPTVNSFFLPPPVNARERLKEFKQIRVIGTGTFGKVYLIQNTKDGCYYAMKCLNKAYVVQLKQVEHLNSEKSILSSIHHPFIVNLYQAFQDEKKLYLLFEYVAGGEVFTHLRKSMKFSNSTAKFYAAEIVLALEFLHKQNIVYRDLKPENLLIDNQGHIKITDFGFAKRVEDRTFTLCGTPEYLAPEIIQSKGHGKAVDWWALGILIFEMLAGYPPFYDDDTFAIYNKILAGRITFPLGFDVDAKDLIKRLLTADRTRRLGALKDGALDVKNHRWFSDINWERLYQRRDNGPFIPKIQHQGDSSNFEMYDEEEMVEEPPSSNYVDPYAHLFKDF encoded by the exons ATAAATAACCCTAAAGTTAATGTATATAGCAATAtaccaaattcaacaacatacACATATGGCAGCGGAGGAGGTGGAACACTAAGTggaaataatactaataataacaacaccaacaataacaataataataataataatagtagtggaGATAATAAAAACCATAGTCCTGTGACCTCAGCAACAGACCGTTTAACAAAAATGGATATAGAAGAGAAATGGGATAAcaaaaattatgaaaaagatgaaagAGAAAAATCACCTCTATTTCATATCTTGGCCagtaatttaaatagtttcGGTAATTTCAAAGTTCCGAGTACATTTTCTTTAACACCACCAGAaccaaacaaacaacaacaaccacaacaacaaccacaacaacaacaaccacaacaacaacaaccacaacaacaacaaccacaacaacaacaacaacaacaaccacaacaacaacaacaaccacaacaacaactacaacaaaataaccaacaacaacaacaacaactacaacaacaacaactacaacaacaactacaacaacaacaacaacaacaacaacaacaacaacaacaacaacaacaaaaacaacaaaaacaacaacaacaacaacaacaacacctaCATCAAGATGGTATTGTAAATACACCAAGTACAACACAAACTTCtactacaaccacaacaactacaactacaacaaatcCTCATACATCTGGTTTATCATTACAACATGCACATTCATCATATACACCTTCAAATGTATTACATTCGCCAACACATTTCCAATCAAGTTTACCAACAAGATTGGATACAAATCCAATAACAACACCAATcagacaacaacaacagtctcaacaacaacttcaacaacaacaattacaacaaattcCCCCACCAACTGTAAATTCATTCTTTTTACCACCACCAGTCAATGCAAGAGAaagattaaaagaatttaaacaaattcGTGTTATTGGTACTGGAACATTTGGAAAGgtatatttaattcaaaacaCCAAAGATGGGTGTTACTATGCCATGAAGTGCTTAAACAAGGCATACGTTGTACAATTGAAACAAGTAGAGCATTTAAATTCAGAGAAATCAATTCTCTCATCCATTCATCATCCATTCATTGTAAATTTGTATCAAGCTTTTCAAGATGAAAAGAAACTGTACCTCCTCTTTGAGTATGTCGCAGGCGGTGAGGTGTTTACTCATTTAAGAAAATCAATGAAGTTTTCAAATAGTACCGCCAAGTTTTACGCAGCAGAGATAGTGTTGGCATTGGAGTTTTTACATAAACAAAATATAGTTTACAGAGATTTAAAACCAGAGAATTTGTTGATCGATAATCAAGGTCACATTAAAATCACTGATTTTGGTTTCGCAAAACGGGTAGAAGACAGAACTTTCACCCTTTGTGGTACCCCTGAATATTTGGCACCTGAAATCATTCAAAGCAAAGGTCATGGTAAAGCGGTCGATTGGTGGGCACTTGGTATtctaatatttgaaatgttGGCAGGTTATCCACCTTTCTATGATGATGATACCTTTGCAatctataataaaattttggcTGGTAGAATCACTTTTCCATTAGGTTTTGATGTTGATgctaaagatttaattaaaagattattaacTGCTGATAGAACTCGTAGATTGGGTGCTTTAAAG gaTGGTGCATTAGATGTCAAAAATCATAGATGGTTTTCTGATATTAATTGGGAAAGATTATATCAGAGAAGAGATAATGGACCATTCATTCCAAAGATTCAACATCAAGGTGATTCTTCAAACTTTGAAATgtatgatgaagaagaaatgGTTGAAGAGCCTCCATCTTCAAATTATGTTGATCCATATGCACATCTTTTCaaggatttttaa